A single Candoia aspera isolate rCanAsp1 chromosome 5, rCanAsp1.hap2, whole genome shotgun sequence DNA region contains:
- the C5H11orf97 gene encoding uncharacterized protein C11orf97 homolog has protein sequence MIDEGASLGKTLGSASDPGGLRTTCNRPRLRPRAAAELSPLLTRGKGAFLSAPPSLCHRSAGRAGKSPASSSSATPPSTTAAAAAAAPLGSYGNPPARAARLGAAGRSSGSSRRGRGMRASKGEPLEPTAGDSGSRIYGESNEGGQPWKKFVYVEPPRRVKEVLEEELYFQRDECRIRHPSEVALERIWSLKRNFPVGGFNPASQNQSCFLSQPYYSRHAIIRR, from the exons atgattGATG AGGGCGCCAGCTTGGGGAAGACCTTGGGGTCAGCCAGCGACCCAGGTGGGCTCCGGACAACCTGTAATCGCCCTCGCCTGAGGCCCCGGGCTGCCGCCGAGCTCAGCCCTCTTTTAACCCGGGGCAAGGGCGCTTTCCTCTCAGCTCCGCCCAGCCTGTGCCACCGCTCCGCCGGGCGCGCAGGCAAATCGCCAGCTTCGTCTTCCTCCGCCACCCCTCCTTCAACaacagcggcggcggcggcggcagcaccCTTGGGCTCCTATGGCAACCCGCCTGCGCGTGCCGCTCGCCTGGGCGCGGCCGGCAGAAGCAGCGGGAGCAGCCGCCGCGGGCGAGGCATGAGAGCGTCGAAGGGGGAGCCGCTGGAGCCCACGGCCGGGGATTCGGGGAGCCGGATCTACGGCGAGAGCAATGAAGGGGGGCAACCCT GGAAAAAGTTTGTGTATGTTGAGCCACCGAGGAGAGTTAAGGAAGTACTTGAGGAAGAGCTGTATTTCCAGAGGGATGAGTGCAGAATCAGACACCCTTCAGAAG TGGCTCTGGAAAGAATTTGGAGCTTGAAAAGAAATTTCCCCGTGGGAGGCTTCAACCCAGCATCACAGAATCAAAGCTgcttcctttcccaaccttattACTCAAGGCATGCAATCATAAGAA GATAG